In the genome of Roseofilum reptotaenium CS-1145, the window TCTGCCAATAATGCCTTTGCGAGCGTATAGGGTTTCTCCCTCTCGAAAGACTCGATACCCGTATTGTTTTAAGATGGGTTCTAACGAGTCATTCGACCCTTGATTGAGTTGGGTACTCAGAGCCAGTTTTTCAAATTGTTGTGGTTTTTGGTAATACTTCCACCGGTTAGCCGCTTTGAGGGTGGGTAGTTGGCGGGTAAACGTGCAAGCGGTTAAACTTGAGCCGAAGAGGACAAGCAGCGCCAAAAACCACCAGGTGCTATAAACATGGTCTAAGCCAACGGTTAAGAGGACTTTCCAGGAGAGGAAGCCGAATAGGGCGGGGTCTTCAGGGTAGTTGGCTTGATAAAATTCGATAGATTGCCCCTGTTCTATGACTGTACCGGAAATGCTGAAGAGGGCGATCGCCAGCAAGACAATAATCGCTAACCGTAAATCGGCTAATGTGGGCAGCACTTGTTTTTTCCACCATTGCAGGGGATTGAAGGAGATGGGAGGAGAAGCGTTTTGATTGGAAGTCATCAGAAAATCAACTTATGGGCACAAGACGAGACAGGAGCGAAATCACCCCAAATCCTACTAATAACACGCCACTGGTAGGTGTGATCCATCCTGACCATTGTCGGAGGGCTAAAAGTTTTTTAATCGAAGCGGTGAAGGTTCCCGCCAGTACCAGGGGAGAGACATATCCAGCAGTATAAGCCAGGAGTAAACCACTGCCCAGGATGGGGTTTTGGGTGCTGGAAACCCAAGCCAGAAGGGTGGCTAAGACGGGGGTGCTACAGGGGGAGGCAACTAAGCCAAAGGTTAAACCAATGAGGTAGGAACGCACGCTGTTGGGGAAGTTAGGTGAAATCCAATCCATGCCTCCGGAAGCGGGGAGTTGCAGGGGTAAGGCTTCCAGAAGATTGAGTCCCATCAAAATGGCGATAATACTGACAATGATGGGTAAGCCTATACCAACTTGACCATAGACCTGACCGACGAGAGCGGCAACGATTCCCAACAGAGCGAGGGTAGTGGCTAAACCGGCAGCAAACCACAGGGACTGGATCGCAGATTGTAAGCGGTTTTCAGTTTCGTAGCCGCCGATGTACGCAACGGTGAGCGGCAGCATAGAGAGCATACAGGGGGTGAGGCTCGTGAGGAGTCCGGCGATAAAAATGAGACCGATACTAACAGCATTGAGATGAGCCAGTTGGGTATCGACTAGGCGATCGGCAAACTGTTGGAGATAATAGAGTTGGGTTTCTAGGGTTTCAATCATGTTCAATGCTGGTTCTAATCCTCAAGATTTTTTTTCCAGGATTGGGGATGTTTTTGTAGGTGCATTACTGAGATCACTAAGATTGAATCTTCTTCAATTGTGTAAATAATTCCATAAGGAAAACGCTGCATACGGCAGCGTCTGATTTTCTCGTTTAATGGTGTCCAAGCGCGGGGATTTTGCACAATTCGATTAACAGTTGCTTGGGCTTCTGCTAGAAAATCTTCGCCCAATCCAAAAGATTGATTTTGATAAAATTCAGCAGCTTCTTGTAACTCCTGACTGGCTGCTAATAAAAACTTGATGCTCATGTTTCCAGAGATTTCTTAATCTCACTGAAGACAGATTGTCCATCTACAACCTCTATCTGAC includes:
- a CDS encoding type II toxin-antitoxin system RelE/ParE family toxin, with translation MSIKFLLAASQELQEAAEFYQNQSFGLGEDFLAEAQATVNRIVQNPRAWTPLNEKIRRCRMQRFPYGIIYTIEEDSILVISVMHLQKHPQSWKKNLED
- a CDS encoding cytochrome c biogenesis protein CcdA, with the protein product MIETLETQLYYLQQFADRLVDTQLAHLNAVSIGLIFIAGLLTSLTPCMLSMLPLTVAYIGGYETENRLQSAIQSLWFAAGLATTLALLGIVAALVGQVYGQVGIGLPIIVSIIAILMGLNLLEALPLQLPASGGMDWISPNFPNSVRSYLIGLTFGLVASPCSTPVLATLLAWVSSTQNPILGSGLLLAYTAGYVSPLVLAGTFTASIKKLLALRQWSGWITPTSGVLLVGFGVISLLSRLVPIS